From the Accipiter gentilis chromosome 15, bAccGen1.1, whole genome shotgun sequence genome, one window contains:
- the FABP7 gene encoding fatty acid-binding protein, brain, which produces MVEAFCATWKLVDSHNFDEYMKALGVGFATRQVGNVTKPTVIISSEGDKVVIRTQSTFKNTEISFKLGEEFDETTPDDRNCKSVVTLDGDKLVHVQKWDGKETNFVREIKDGKMVMTLTFGDVVAVRHYEKA; this is translated from the exons atggtCGAAGCTTTCTGCGCTACCTGGAAGCTGGTGGACAGCCACAACTTTGACGAGTACATGAAGGCGCTGG GAGTGGGGTTTGCAACACGGCAGGTGGGGAATGTAACTAAACCCACTGTGATTATCAGCAGCGAGGGGGACAAAGTAGTGATCAGGACTCAAAGCACTTTCAAAAACACAGAAATCAGCTTTAAACTTGGAGAGGAATTTGATGAAACTACCCCCGATGATAGAAACTGCAAA TCCGTCGTGACCTTGGATGGAGACAAGCTAGTGCACGTACAGAAGTGGGATGGCAAAGAGACAAACTTTGTGAGAGAAATAAAGGATGGCAAAATGGTAATG ACTCTCACCTTTGGTGATGTGGTTGCTGTTCGCCACTATGAGAAAGCGTAG